Within the Nitrospira sp. genome, the region ACGACCCGCTCCGCATGGCGACGGTCCGCTTCGGGGCCATTACGAAAGACGTGTCCCTCGCCATGGTTCCGGATGCCACCATCGGTGATTATGTGGTGGTCCACGTCGGTTTTGCGATCAGCAAACTGGACGAAGCCGCGGCACGCGCCTCGCTCGCGCTACTCCGTCAACTCGAAACAGACGGCTCGGCGAGCGAGGAGGGAGCGGTGGAGAGGCTGGAACCATGAGATACGTCGATGAATTTCGCGATCGCACCGTGGCCAAGGCACTGGCAGCGCGTATTCGACGCACGGTGCGGCAGCCGTGGACGCTCATGGAAGTCTGCGGCGGACAGACGCATGCGATCGTGCGGTTTGGTTTGGACCAACTGCTGCCGCCGGACGTCGCGCTCGTACACGGGCCGGGCTGTCCGGTGTGCGTGACCCCTGCCGGACTGATCGATCAGGCGATACGGCTCGCCGGACTGCCTCACGTAGCGCTCTGCTCCTTCGGGGATATGCTCCGTGTGCCAGGCACTCGGGGGGATCTCCTGAGTGCTAAAGCCGCGGGCGGGGATGTCCGCATCGTGTACTCCCCCCTGGACGCCTTGGAGCTGGCACGCGCGCATCCGGATCGCGAGATCGTCTGTTTTGCGGTCGGCTTCGAGACCACCGCCCCGGCCTGGGCCATGGCCGTCCTGCAAGCGAAGGCGCGGCAACTCTCCAATTTGAGTCTCCTCGTCGCACACGTGCTGGTACCGCCGGCCATCGAAGCCATCATGTCGTCCCCGCAGACACGCGTGCAAGGCTTCCTTGCCGCCGGCCACGTCTGCACCGTGATGGGCTATCACGAATACGAGCCGCTCGCTGATCGATATCGCGTTCCGATCGTCGTGACCGGATTCGAGCCGATCGATATTTTGGAAGGCGTGGCTCTTGTGGTCGAACAGTTGGAATCTGGCCGTAGCCAGGTCGAGAATCAGTATGCGCGATCCGTCCACCGGGATGGCAATCGCCGGGCACAAGCTGTCGTTCAGGAGGTCTTCGAGGTCGGACCACGCCTGTGGCGCGGAATCGGCGAGATCGCGCGCAGTGGTCTCCGGCTGCGGCCTGCTTATGCAGGTTTGGACGCGGTCGTGCGATTCGAGGCCGACCTCGTCGGCCTCGGCGAATCCGCCCCCGACGACCATGAGTGCCACAGCGGTCGCGTTTTACAGGGACAGCTGAAACCGACGGACTGTCCGGCCTTCGGTGGACGCTGCACGCCCGAGACCCCACTCGGTGCGCCGATGGTCACCAACGAAGGGGCCTGCGCGGCCTATTATCGATATCGAAAGGGCGCCGCAGTCGAACCAGTGGGGACACGACATACTCACGAACCGCCTGCCGCAGGCATGAACAGGGGTCCGAGGTGAATCGACCTGAGACGGCGATGCAATGCCCGCGTCCAGTCGAACCCGCACACGTGCGACTCGCGCATGGCGGGGGCGGTCGCCAGATGCAGGCACTGATCCAGGACGTCTTCGTGAAGGCGTTTGACAATTCGATCTTGGCTGCTTTGCACGATGGTGCCACCTGGGACATGCCGGCAGGCACCATGGCGTTTACGACGGATTCCTACGTCGTACATCCGCTGTTCTTCCCCGGAGGGGACATCGGTAGTCTCGCGGTCCACGGCACGATCAACGACCTGGCCATGTGCGGCGCACGACCGCTGTACCTCAGTGCCGGTTTTATTCTCGAAGAAGGACTCAGCCTGGACACGCTGCACCGAGTGGCTCAGTCGATGGCAACCGCGGCACGCGCAGCCGGGGTTCAGATCGTCACTGGGGACACGAAGGTCGTCGATCGCGGCAAGGCCGACGGCATCTTCGTCAACACGGCCGGCATCGGGGTCGTGCCGAGGGGCCTGTCGATCACGCCTGAGCGGATCCGGCCGGGCGATGCGATCATCTTGAGCGGCGACGTGGGCTCGCATGGCATTGCGGTCTTGAGCGTCCGTAACGGCGTGGCATTCGAGGGCCACGTCGAAAGCGACTCCGCGCCGCTGCATCGGGTGGTCGCGGATCTGATCGCCGGGGGGATCGATCTTCATTGCCTGCGCGATTGCACGCGGGGCGGTCTGGCATCGGCACTGTACGAATTGGCCGCCGCCGCGAGGGTCGGGATGCGTGTGGATGAAACGATGATACCGGTCCACCCGGCCGTCCGCGGTGCGTGCGAGTTGTTGGGGCTCGATGCCCTGTACGTGGCGAACGAAGGGCGGTTCGTGGCCCTCATTCCACAGAACCAGGCCGATGCGGCGATCGCCATCATGCGGCGGCACACGGCAGCCAAGGCCGCCGTCCGGATCGGCAAGGTAGACTCGATCGACAACCACCACGTCGTACTTCGAACGGTTTTGGGGACACGTCGCATTCTAGATCTGCTCTCCGGTGAACAGCTTCCTCGTATTTGTTAAGCACGATCCCGTCGGATTCTTCAACAGCCGAGGAATCGGCTGCCGCGTTGCACGGGAATCCGTCCCAGCGCTCGCGTTCCTGACTCGTCCCGCTGCTGCAGTCGAGAGTGGATACGGGACCCTGTCTCCTTGAATGCTGCACACATCGAACTGACCTCGTGCAGACAGGATAATCTGTCCTCGCAAAGGACAGAGATTGTCCATGAGCCCAGTCCGCCATCCCAAATGGTCCCGATCAAGAGGACATTCACGACTCCGTACCGATTCGTCTCGCGAGCCATGATAAATCCACTTACCAGTTGACCTTCCGTCACCTGTCACCTACAGGCTCCTCATAACCTCCCTCCGAGCGAACGCAGATCTGATACGGTGGACCCACAATTCTTGTGCGGCAGGCAAACCTCCGTTGTAAGGACGGATAGCCATGATGCCGCTCTGGCGGGAACTTGCTCGAGAAACTCGAACGACTTAGAATACGCAGCACGAGTCGGAGAGAATATCATTGTCGCTCCATAAGGCTTTCCACCGCCGTTTTCTCGCTACCACTCGCACCTATTTCATTCGTACCGGTTCCACGGAAGCAGCTACGGGGGGTCTCGACGGACGGCGTCTTGCCTATTGTGCCCGCGTGTAGGGAGCAGCACACACCATAATCGCACGGGACCGAGGAAGGAATGGCGATGGCCGAGCTTCATTTCGGGGACTCAGACGCATTGGTCCTCTTTGGCGCAAGCGGCGACTTGGCATATAAGAAACTGTTCCCCGCGCTGTATAGGCTCGCCAGTCAGCGATCATGGAGAGTCCCCATCATCGGTGTGGCATCCACTCGCTGGACCGCCGATGACTTCGAAGCCCGGATCAGAGACAGCATCGGCCACTCGAACGCCACGACCGACCCGGAAGCCCTTGAAGCGCTCCTGTCACGCATACAGTATGTCCGTGGCGATTACAATGAGTTCGACACCTTTGTGGCGATCAAGCAAGCATTGCAGTCTGCCAACTCTCCAACATACTATCTCGCGATTCCTCCAGCCTTGTTCGGCGTCGTGATTAACAGCCTGGGGAAGGCGGGGTTAGCCGAGCCTGGTGCTCGGGTCATCGTCGAGAAACCGTTTGGGCGGGACCTCGCTTCTGCGCGGGGGCTCAATCGTGTGGCTCGTGCGGTGTTTCCGGAAGAAGCCATCTTTCGCATTGATCACTTCTTGGGAAAA harbors:
- the hypC gene encoding hydrogenase assembly protein HypC, with translation MCLAIPGEVVTVQDDPLRMATVRFGAITKDVSLAMVPDATIGDYVVVHVGFAISKLDEAAARASLALLRQLETDGSASEEGAVERLEP
- a CDS encoding hydrogenase formation protein HypD gives rise to the protein MRYVDEFRDRTVAKALAARIRRTVRQPWTLMEVCGGQTHAIVRFGLDQLLPPDVALVHGPGCPVCVTPAGLIDQAIRLAGLPHVALCSFGDMLRVPGTRGDLLSAKAAGGDVRIVYSPLDALELARAHPDREIVCFAVGFETTAPAWAMAVLQAKARQLSNLSLLVAHVLVPPAIEAIMSSPQTRVQGFLAAGHVCTVMGYHEYEPLADRYRVPIVVTGFEPIDILEGVALVVEQLESGRSQVENQYARSVHRDGNRRAQAVVQEVFEVGPRLWRGIGEIARSGLRLRPAYAGLDAVVRFEADLVGLGESAPDDHECHSGRVLQGQLKPTDCPAFGGRCTPETPLGAPMVTNEGACAAYYRYRKGAAVEPVGTRHTHEPPAAGMNRGPR
- the hypE gene encoding hydrogenase expression/formation protein HypE, whose translation is MQALIQDVFVKAFDNSILAALHDGATWDMPAGTMAFTTDSYVVHPLFFPGGDIGSLAVHGTINDLAMCGARPLYLSAGFILEEGLSLDTLHRVAQSMATAARAAGVQIVTGDTKVVDRGKADGIFVNTAGIGVVPRGLSITPERIRPGDAIILSGDVGSHGIAVLSVRNGVAFEGHVESDSAPLHRVVADLIAGGIDLHCLRDCTRGGLASALYELAAAARVGMRVDETMIPVHPAVRGACELLGLDALYVANEGRFVALIPQNQADAAIAIMRRHTAAKAAVRIGKVDSIDNHHVVLRTVLGTRRILDLLSGEQLPRIC